The Vigna unguiculata cultivar IT97K-499-35 chromosome 6, ASM411807v1, whole genome shotgun sequence genome contains a region encoding:
- the LOC114187500 gene encoding protein TIC 40, chloroplastic-like isoform X1 — translation MENLNLALVSSSKPLMLGRVLARDATDRDVLRRKPFSPGRVFIAPHRCRYRVSALSSSHHGQKSVQEKLIVNHFASVSSSKTQETTSIGVNPQLSPPPSSTIGSPLFWIGVGVGLSALFSVLSSRLKVNVTLCIDIDGSLYEFEYNSARCNKVV, via the exons ATGGAGAACCTTAACCTGGCCCTTGTGTCTTCCTCTAAACCTTTGATGTTGGGACGTGTTCTTGCAAGAGACGCCACTGACAGAGACGTTTTAAGAAGAAAGCCCTTCTCTCCTGGGAGGGTCTTCATTGCTCCTCACCGTTGCCGATACCGTGTTTCTGCGCTCTCTTCCTCCCATCATGGTCAGAAATCTG TGCAGGAGAAGCTGATAGTAAATCATTTTGCAAGTGTTTCTTCTTCAAAAACTCAAGAAACGACATCAATTGGAGTTAACCCACAATTATCACCACCTCCGTCCTCAACTAT AGGGTCACCGCTCTTTTGgattggtgttggtgttggGCTTTCTGCACTGTTTTCTGTG TTATCTTCAAGATTAAAGGTGAATGTCACTCTATGCATTGATATAGATGGTTCATTATATGAGTTCGAGTATAACTCTGCAAGATGTAACAAAGTTGTCTAG
- the LOC114187500 gene encoding protein TIC 40, chloroplastic-like isoform X4, which produces MVRNLEKLIVNHFASVSSSKTQETTSIGVNPQLSPPPSSTIGSPLFWIGVGVGLSALFSVLSSRLKVNVTLCIDIDGSLYEFEYNSARCNKVV; this is translated from the exons ATGGTCAGAAATCTG GAGAAGCTGATAGTAAATCATTTTGCAAGTGTTTCTTCTTCAAAAACTCAAGAAACGACATCAATTGGAGTTAACCCACAATTATCACCACCTCCGTCCTCAACTAT AGGGTCACCGCTCTTTTGgattggtgttggtgttggGCTTTCTGCACTGTTTTCTGTG TTATCTTCAAGATTAAAGGTGAATGTCACTCTATGCATTGATATAGATGGTTCATTATATGAGTTCGAGTATAACTCTGCAAGATGTAACAAAGTTGTCTAG
- the LOC114187500 gene encoding protein TIC 40, chloroplastic-like isoform X3 codes for MENLNLALVSSSKPLMLGRVLARDATDRDVLRRKPFSPGRVFIAPHRCRYRVSALSSSHHVQEKLIVNHFASVSSSKTQETTSIGVNPQLSPPPSSTIGSPLFWIGVGVGLSALFSVLSSRLKVNVTLCIDIDGSLYEFEYNSARCNKVV; via the exons ATGGAGAACCTTAACCTGGCCCTTGTGTCTTCCTCTAAACCTTTGATGTTGGGACGTGTTCTTGCAAGAGACGCCACTGACAGAGACGTTTTAAGAAGAAAGCCCTTCTCTCCTGGGAGGGTCTTCATTGCTCCTCACCGTTGCCGATACCGTGTTTCTGCGCTCTCTTCCTCCCATCATG TGCAGGAGAAGCTGATAGTAAATCATTTTGCAAGTGTTTCTTCTTCAAAAACTCAAGAAACGACATCAATTGGAGTTAACCCACAATTATCACCACCTCCGTCCTCAACTAT AGGGTCACCGCTCTTTTGgattggtgttggtgttggGCTTTCTGCACTGTTTTCTGTG TTATCTTCAAGATTAAAGGTGAATGTCACTCTATGCATTGATATAGATGGTTCATTATATGAGTTCGAGTATAACTCTGCAAGATGTAACAAAGTTGTCTAG
- the LOC114186637 gene encoding probable 2-oxoglutarate-dependent dioxygenase ANS, translated as MEVSEEGTRRVQHLAQSGLSRVPPEYIQPLHTRPLFHTRTDPRNIPLIDLSFFDPTRRASTRESIASACRDWGAFHVTNHGVPLSLLDAIRRAGRAFFTECPMPEKLRYACSTAASEGYGSKMLATSDQQQDDAVAHILDWRDYFDHHTLPLSRRNPDRWPEFPPDYRDTVARYSDEMKILAQKLLALISESLGLRASCIEDAVGEFYQNITISFYPPCPEPDLTLGLQSHSDIGAISLLIQDDVEGLQVLKSGDDGGDKWVTVEPLSDAVLVLLADQTEIITNGRYRSCEHRAITNPDRARLSVATFHDPAKTVKISPVSELIDESSPAKYRDVVYGDYVFSWYTKGPEGKRNIDAVVLDS; from the exons ATGGAAGTCAGCGAAGAAGGCACAAGGAGGGTGCAACACCTCGCCCAATCGGGTCTCTCCCGGGTTCCACCCGAATACATTCAACCCCTTCATACCCGACCCCTTTTTCACACCCGAACCGACCCTCGGAATATTCCTCTCATCGACCTATCTTTCTTCGACCCGACCCGCCGCGCCTCCACCCGCGAATCCATCGCAAGCGCCTGCCGCGACTGGGGCGCCTTCCACGTCACCAACCACGGCGTCCCTCTGTCACTCCTCGACGCCATACGCCGCGCTGGCCGCGCATTCTTCACCGAATGCCCCATGCCGGAGAAGCTCCGCTACGCCTGCTCCACGGCTGCGTCGGAGGGATACGGCAGCAAGATGCTAGCAACCTCCGATCAGCAGCAAGACGACGCCGTCGCGCATATCCTCGATTGGAGGGACTACTTCGACCACCACACTCTCCCCCTCTCTCGGCGGAACCCTGATCGGTGGCCGGAGTTTCCCCCCGATTACCGGGACACGGTGGCGAGGTACAGCGACGAGATGAAGATACTGGCGCAAAAGTTGCTGGCTTTGATATCTGAGAGTCTAGGGTTGCGTGCTTCGTGCATTGAAGATGCTGTTGGAGAATTTTACCAGAACATCACGATTAGCTTCTATCCTCCGTGTCCCGAACCAGATCTCACGCTTGGGTTGCAATCGCATTCTGATATAGGTGCAATCTCGCTTTTGATTCAGGATGACGTGGAGGGTCTTCAAGTGCTTAAGAGTGGTGATGATGGTGGTGACAAGTGGGTCACTGTTGAGCCCTTGTCAGATGCTGTTCTTGTTCTCTTGGCTGATCAAACTGAG ATTATAACCAATGGAAGGTACAGGAGCTGTGAGCATAGGGCAATTACTAATCCTGATAGAGCAAGGCTTTCTGTTGCAACATTTCATGACCCTGCTAAGACAGTCAAGATCTCCCCTGTCTCTGAACTGATAGATGAGTCATCACCTGCTAAATACCGTGATGTTGTGTATGGAGACTATGTGTTTTCATGGTATACCAAAGGCCCTGAAGGAAAACGAAATATTGATGCAGTTGTGCTGGATTCTTAG
- the LOC114187500 gene encoding protein TIC 40, chloroplastic-like isoform X2 codes for MENLNLALVSSSKPLMLGRVLARDATDRDVLRRKPFSPGRVFIAPHRCRYRVSALSSSHHGQKSVQEKLIVNHFASVSSSKTQETTSIGVNPQLSPPPSSTMSPLFWIGVGVGLSALFSVLSSRLKVNVTLCIDIDGSLYEFEYNSARCNKVV; via the exons ATGGAGAACCTTAACCTGGCCCTTGTGTCTTCCTCTAAACCTTTGATGTTGGGACGTGTTCTTGCAAGAGACGCCACTGACAGAGACGTTTTAAGAAGAAAGCCCTTCTCTCCTGGGAGGGTCTTCATTGCTCCTCACCGTTGCCGATACCGTGTTTCTGCGCTCTCTTCCTCCCATCATGGTCAGAAATCTG TGCAGGAGAAGCTGATAGTAAATCATTTTGCAAGTGTTTCTTCTTCAAAAACTCAAGAAACGACATCAATTGGAGTTAACCCACAATTATCACCACCTCCGTCCTCAACTAT GTCACCGCTCTTTTGgattggtgttggtgttggGCTTTCTGCACTGTTTTCTGTG TTATCTTCAAGATTAAAGGTGAATGTCACTCTATGCATTGATATAGATGGTTCATTATATGAGTTCGAGTATAACTCTGCAAGATGTAACAAAGTTGTCTAG